From a region of the Gossypium raimondii isolate GPD5lz chromosome 10, ASM2569854v1, whole genome shotgun sequence genome:
- the LOC105776675 gene encoding berberine bridge enzyme-like 21 — MSISMAISLLFSLLFLNISISSAASNPTYQSLLQCLSQSINPSQNVSTILFSNTNPSYASVLQAYIRNARFNTSSTPKPVIIITPLEESHVSAAVICSQKVGFQLKIRSGGHDYEGLSYVSDEPFFVLDMFNLRSISIDMTDESAWVETGATLGELYYNIWEKSNVHGFPAGLCPTVGVGGHLSGAGYGTLMRKYGLSSDYIVDAKIVNVDGKILDRKAMGEDLFWAIRGGGAASFGVVLAYKVKLVRVPETVTVFRLERLLADNATDIALKWQSIAPTTDENLFTRMLLQPVTRNRQRTMRVTVNGLYLGNADGVVALLSKDFPELGLKNENCTEMRWIDSVLWWANFDAGTPPTALLDRNVNDADFLKRKSDYVQTPISKNGLESLWQKMVELGNVGLACNAYGGRMDEIDDKETPFPHRKGNLYKIQYSVNWNEPGNETEMNRTSQAKALHEFMTQFVSKNPRRAYLNYRDIDIGVAENWSYEEGKVYGESYFAGNYERLVDVKTAVDPNNFFRNEQSIPPRTK; from the coding sequence ATGTCAATTTCAATGGCGATTTCACttctattttctcttcttttcctcaacatttccatttcatcCGCAGCCTCCAACCCTACTTACCAATCGCTTCTCCAATGCTTAAGCCAATCCATTAATCCTTCCCAAAATGTTTCCACCATTCTCTTCTCCAACACCAACCCTTCTTACGCATCCGTTTTGCAAGCGTACATTCGTAACGCTCGGTTCAACACCTCTTCGACGCCTAAACCGGTCATCATCATCACTCCATTGGAAGAATCCCATGTTTCCGCCGCCGTAATCTGTTCTCAAAAAGTCGGTTTTCAGCTCAAAATTCGTAGCGGCGGTCATGATTACGAAGGGTTATCTTATGTTTCCGATGAACCCTTCTTTGTACTTGACATGTTTAACCTTCGGTCTATATCTATCGATATGACGGACGAGTCTGCTTGGGTTGAAACCGGTGCGACACTCGGTGaactttattataatatatgggAAAAGAGCAACGTCCATGGATTTCCGGCTGGGTTATGTCCTACCGTCGGCGTTGGTGGCCACCTTAGCGGAGCCGGTTACGGTACTTTGATGAGGAAATACGGTTTATCTTCGGACTATATCGTCGATGCTAAGATAGTTAATGTCGACGGTAAAATTCTAGACCGTAAAGCCATGGGAGAGGATCTTTTTTGGGCTATAAGAGGCGGTGGAGCAGCCAGTTTTGGTGTCGTTTTAGCTTATAAAGTTAAACTAGTTCGTGTACCGGAGACGGTCACCGTTTTCAGACTCGAAAGGTTATTAGCTGATAACGCTACTGACATTGCTTTAAAATGGCAATCCATTGCTCCGACGACCGATGAAAATCTCTTCACGAGAATGCTGTTGCAGCCGGTTACAAGAAACCGGCAAAGGACGATGAGAGTGACGGTGAACGGACTGTATTTAGGGAACGCCGACGGTGTCGTAGCTTTATTAAGCAAAGATTTCCCTGAGTTAGGTTTAAAAAACGAGAACTGCACAGAGATGAGATGGATTGACTCAGTTCTTTGGTGGGCAAATTTCGATGCCGGAACACCACCGACAGCTTTGCTTGACCGGAACGTTAACGACGCCGATTTCTTAAAGAGGAAATCGGATTACGTTCAGACTCCGATTTCCAAAAATGGGTTGGAATCATTATGGCAAAAGATGGTCGAATTAGGAAACGTGGGATTAGCATGCAACGCATACGGTGGAAGAATGGACGAAATCGACGATAAAGAAACACCGTTCCCACATCGGAAAGGGAATTTGTATAAGATACAGTACTCAGTGAACTGGAACGAGCCGGGGAATGAAACGGAGATGAATCGGACGAGTCAAGCGAAAGCACTTCACGAGTTCATGACTCAGTTCGTGTCGAAGAATCCAAGGAGAGCTTACTTGAATTATAGGGACATTGACATTGGTGTGGCAGAAAATTGGAGCTATGAAGAAGGTAAAGTATATGGGGAGAGTTATTTCGCCGGTAATTATGAGAGGTTGGTCGACGTGAAAACCGCCGTCGATCCTAACAACTTTTTCAGAAATGAACAAAGCATTCCTCCTCGTACTAAGTGA
- the LOC105777551 gene encoding berberine bridge enzyme-like 26: MAFPSISSLFSLLLVLHLSSSTTASTCHAKSFKLNPIQEKFIQCFKANSEIPIPVSTEFFTPNNASFSTVLQSTAQNLRYLEPSVPKPEFIIMPLNESHVQAAVICSKELGIHMRVRSGGHDYEGMSYVSAIESPFILVDLSKLRSVKVDIEDNSAWIEAGATIGEVYYRIYEKSKIHGFPAGLCTSLGVGGHITGGAYGSMMRKYGLGVDNVIDARIVDVNGRVLDRAAMGEDLFWAIRGGAGGSFGIILQWKIQLVPVPSTVTVFTITKSLQQNSTKIFHRWIEVADNLDDDLFIRVIIQTAMINGEKTVTTSYNSLFLGEADRLVEIMQQSFPELGLTRKDCIETSWIKSVLYIAGYPSNTPPDVLLQGKSTFKNYFKAKSDFVKSNIPETALEGLWKRFMEEDIPLMIWNPYGGMMARISESETPFPHRKGNKIMIQYVSAWQDGDKNESKHIDWIRRLYNYMAPYVSMFPRTAYVNYRDLDLGTNKNASTSFIEASGWGVKYFKDNFNKLVKVKTKVDPENFFRHEQSIPPLPVEARF, encoded by the coding sequence atggCGTTTCCCTCCATTTCTTCCTTATTTTCATTGCTTTTAGTCCTTCATTTATCGTCTTCAACAACAGCTTCCACCTGCCATGCTAAAAGCTTTAAATTAAATCCCATTCAAGAAAAATTCATTCAATGTTTCAAAGCCAATTCCGAGATCCCTATTCCCGTGTCCACTGAATTTTTTACCCCAAACAATGCTTCTTTTTCCACTGTCTTGCAGTCCACGGCACAAAACCTAAGGTACTTAGAGCCATCGGTGCCAAAACCCGAGTTCATCATCATGCCGTTGAATGAATCCCATGTCCAAGCCGCTGTCATTTGTTCCAAAGAACTTGGGATTCACATGAGAGTACGTAGCGGAGGTCATGATTACGAAGGGATGTCTTACGTATCGGCAATCGAATCACCTTTCATCCTGGTTGATCTCTCGAAGTTACGATCAGTGAAAGTCGATATCGAGGATAATAGTGCTTGGATCGAAGCCGGTGCGACGATCGGTGAAGTTTATTATAGGATTTACGAAAAAAGTAAGATCCATGGTTTCCCTGCAGGTCTTTGTACTAGTTTAGGTGTTGGTGGGCATATAACGGGAGGTGCGTATGGTTCTATGATGAGAAAATATGGTCTCGGTGTTGATAATGTTATCGATGCTCGAATTGTCGATGTTAATGGACGTGTCCTCGATCGAGCCGCTATGGGTGAAGATCTTTTTTGGGCAATCCGTGGTGGTGCAGGTGGAAGCTTTGGCATTATTCTTCAATGGAAAATACAGCTAGTACCAGTACCATCTACCGTGACAGTCTTTACCATCACCAAGTCCTTACAACAAAACAGTACCAAAATCTTCCATCGATGGATCGAGGTTGCCGATAACCTCGACGATGACCTTTTCATTCGAGTAATCATCCAAACGGCAATGATCAACGGCGAGAAAACCGTGACAACATCATACAATTCCTTGTTCCTTGGTGAAGCTGATAGACTCGTAGAGATAATGCAACAAAGTTTCCCCGAATTAGGACTAACTCGAAAAGATTGCATCGAAACGAGTTGGATTAAATCGGTTCTTTATATCGCTGGATACCCAAGCAACACTCCACCGGATGTTCTCCTTCAAGGTAAGTCCACATTCAAGAACTATTTCAAGGCTAAATCAGATTTCGTTAAATCAAATATACCAGAAACAGCATTAGAAGGTTTATGGAAAAGATTTATGGAAGAAGATATTCCACTGATGATATGGAACCCTTACGGTGGTATGATGGCTCGGATATCCGAATCGGAAACCCCGTTTCCTCACCGGAAAGGTAACAAAATCATGATCCAATATGTAAGTGCATGGCAAGATGGTGATAAAAATGAATCCAAGCATATCGATTGGATCCGTAGACTTTACAATTACATGGCACCATATGTATCAATGTTCCCGAGAACTGCATATGTAAATTATAGGGACCTTGATTTAGGTACCAACAAAAATGCAAGCACTAGCTTCATTGAAGCTAGTGGTTGGGGGGTTAAGTACTTCAAAGATAATTTCAACAAGTTGGTCAAAGTGAAAACTAAAGTTGACCCAGAAAATTTCTTCAGGCATGAACAGAGTATTCCACCTTTGCCGGTTGAAGCTAGATTTTAA